A single window of Pseudarthrobacter defluvii DNA harbors:
- a CDS encoding tyrosine recombinase XerC, whose translation MDNDELPVELGKALDGFAGYLSGERGVSTHTRRAYLGDLRSLLSHAASEGVAGLKDLELGTFRRWLGSQSSSGASRATLARRSATARTFTAWALREELIDADPALRLKAPKREESLPGVLQASQLTRILERLEISAVEGEPLAVRNRAMVELLYATGIRVGELAGLDVDDLDPDRRTLRVIGKGNKERTVPFGVPAALALDDWLRRGRPVLAKDTSGPALFLGARGGRVDQRQVRALVSMLFEALGDTSATGPHALRHSAATHLLDGGADLRAVQEILGHSSLATTQIYTHVSVDRLRKSYQQAHPRA comes from the coding sequence GTGGACAATGACGAACTGCCAGTGGAACTCGGCAAGGCCCTGGACGGCTTTGCCGGGTATTTGTCGGGGGAACGTGGGGTTTCGACCCACACGAGGCGCGCCTACCTGGGCGACCTGCGCAGCCTCCTCTCGCATGCGGCATCGGAAGGCGTGGCAGGGCTGAAGGACCTTGAACTGGGTACGTTCCGCCGCTGGCTGGGCAGTCAAAGCTCTTCCGGTGCCTCGCGGGCCACCCTTGCCCGCCGGTCTGCCACGGCCCGGACCTTCACTGCCTGGGCGCTGCGGGAAGAACTCATCGATGCGGATCCTGCGCTGCGGCTGAAGGCTCCCAAACGCGAGGAATCCCTGCCGGGCGTCCTGCAGGCCTCCCAGTTGACGCGTATCCTGGAGCGGCTCGAAATCTCCGCCGTGGAGGGCGAACCCCTTGCCGTACGGAACCGGGCCATGGTCGAACTCCTCTACGCCACGGGTATCCGGGTAGGCGAGCTTGCCGGCCTTGATGTCGATGACCTGGATCCAGACCGGCGGACGCTGCGGGTCATCGGCAAGGGCAACAAGGAACGTACTGTCCCGTTTGGAGTTCCCGCAGCCCTGGCCCTTGACGACTGGCTCCGGCGGGGGCGCCCTGTCCTGGCCAAGGACACCAGCGGTCCCGCGCTTTTCCTGGGGGCCCGCGGTGGAAGGGTTGACCAGCGCCAGGTGCGCGCCCTCGTCAGCATGCTCTTTGAAGCACTGGGCGACACCTCTGCGACGGGACCCCACGCGCTCCGGCACTCTGCCGCCACGCATCTGCTTGATGGGGGCGCGGACCTGCGCGCGGTGCAGGAGATCCTGGGCCACAGCAGCCTGGCGACCACCCAGATCTACACCCACGTCTCGGTTGACCGCCTTCGGAAGAGCTATCAGCAGGCGCATCCAAGGGCCTGA